Proteins encoded in a region of the Streptomyces sp. NBC_00310 genome:
- a CDS encoding GbsR/MarR family transcriptional regulator, with protein MPNDAHLLFADHVGRFYARQYGFPPMAGRLLGYLFVCDPPQQSIDELGEALLASRSAVTGAVKLLENYGMARRTRTAGERMDRVSLNPDSRQPQNFDGALHREHAALFREGLALLTDAPPERRAPLEEMVALAEFLAERLPRLVDEWQAHRDDLRASGQLTDPRE; from the coding sequence GTGCCAAACGACGCCCACCTACTCTTCGCCGACCACGTCGGCCGCTTCTACGCCCGCCAGTACGGCTTCCCACCCATGGCCGGACGCCTACTGGGCTACCTGTTCGTCTGCGATCCCCCGCAACAGTCGATCGACGAGCTGGGCGAGGCACTGCTGGCAAGCCGCAGCGCCGTCACGGGCGCGGTCAAGCTACTGGAGAACTACGGGATGGCCCGGCGCACCCGTACCGCCGGTGAGCGCATGGACCGGGTGAGCCTGAACCCGGACAGCCGGCAGCCGCAGAACTTCGATGGTGCGCTCCACCGAGAACACGCCGCGCTGTTCCGGGAGGGCCTGGCGCTCCTCACCGATGCCCCGCCGGAGCGCCGCGCCCCGCTGGAGGAGATGGTCGCGCTGGCCGAGTTTCTCGCCGAACGCCTGCCCCGGCTGGTCGACGAGTGGCAGGCACACCGCGACGACCTGCGCGCCTCGGGACAACTGACCGACCCCCGCGAATAG
- a CDS encoding amino acid transporter: protein MATTEHPPPSRLRTWMLQGLSDMGKPGGHKGPHAEPEPPHKGQRWWRVMCLTGVDYFSTLGYQPGIAALAAGLLSPVATIVLVIVTLAGALPVYRRVAEESPHGQGSISMLERLLTFWKGKLFVLTLLGFAATDFLITITLSAADASTHLVENPHLSEALHDKQLLITLILIALLGAVFLKGFLEAIGVAVALVGAYLALNVVVVVVGLWHVITEGHVITDWSTALTAEHGNVFVMVGVALIVFPKLALGLSGFETGVAVMPHVQGDEGDTEENPKGRIRDTKKLLTAAAVIMSVFLVTTSFITTLLIPEKEFEDGGDANGRALAYLAHEYLGNVFGTLYDVSTIAILWFAGASAMAGLLNLMPRYLPRYGMAPHWARAVRPMVIVFTLVGFLVTWIFDADVDAQGGAYATGVLVLISSAAIAVTIAAHKAGQRNWRIAFGVISAVFLYTTILNVIERPDGVKIGACFIAGIILVSLLSRLARAFELRVTSVELDDMAERFVRDMSHRRIRFIANEPDQRDKAEYRDKIEQIRQDNDMPEQEDFVFVEVTVTDPSEFEAGLTVRGEVLHDRYRVLTLESSSVPNSLAALLLHVRDATGRTPHIYFEWTEGNPFANFLRFFLFGQGEVAPVTREVLREAEPDRARRPRIHVG, encoded by the coding sequence ATGGCCACCACCGAGCACCCACCGCCGAGCCGACTGCGGACCTGGATGCTTCAGGGCCTGTCCGACATGGGCAAACCCGGCGGCCACAAGGGTCCGCACGCCGAACCGGAACCGCCGCACAAGGGCCAGCGCTGGTGGCGGGTGATGTGCCTGACCGGCGTCGACTACTTCTCCACCCTCGGCTACCAGCCCGGCATCGCCGCCCTCGCCGCCGGCCTCCTCTCCCCGGTCGCGACCATCGTCCTCGTGATCGTCACCCTCGCCGGCGCGCTCCCCGTCTACCGCCGGGTGGCCGAGGAGAGCCCCCACGGCCAGGGCTCGATCTCCATGCTGGAACGCCTGCTGACGTTCTGGAAGGGCAAGCTCTTCGTCCTGACCCTGCTGGGCTTCGCGGCGACGGACTTCCTGATCACGATCACCCTCTCGGCCGCGGACGCCTCCACCCACCTCGTGGAGAACCCCCACCTGTCCGAGGCCCTGCACGACAAGCAGCTCCTGATCACCCTGATCCTGATCGCCCTGCTCGGCGCGGTCTTCCTCAAGGGCTTCCTGGAGGCGATCGGTGTCGCGGTGGCCCTGGTGGGCGCCTACCTCGCCCTGAACGTCGTGGTCGTCGTGGTCGGCCTGTGGCATGTGATCACCGAGGGCCACGTGATCACCGACTGGTCGACCGCGCTGACCGCCGAACACGGCAACGTCTTCGTCATGGTCGGCGTGGCACTGATCGTCTTCCCCAAACTCGCGCTCGGCCTCTCCGGCTTCGAGACCGGTGTCGCCGTCATGCCCCATGTGCAGGGCGACGAGGGCGACACGGAGGAGAACCCCAAGGGCCGTATCCGGGACACGAAGAAGCTGCTCACCGCCGCCGCCGTCATCATGAGCGTCTTCCTGGTCACCACCAGCTTCATCACCACCCTCCTCATCCCGGAGAAGGAGTTCGAGGACGGCGGCGACGCCAACGGCCGCGCCCTCGCCTACCTCGCACACGAGTACCTGGGCAACGTCTTCGGCACCCTCTACGACGTCTCGACGATCGCCATCCTCTGGTTCGCCGGCGCCTCCGCCATGGCGGGCCTGCTCAACCTCATGCCGCGCTACCTCCCCCGCTACGGCATGGCCCCCCACTGGGCCCGCGCGGTCCGCCCCATGGTCATCGTCTTCACCCTCGTCGGCTTCCTGGTCACCTGGATCTTCGACGCGGACGTCGACGCCCAGGGCGGCGCGTACGCCACCGGCGTCCTGGTCCTGATCAGCTCGGCGGCGATCGCGGTGACGATAGCCGCGCACAAGGCCGGCCAGCGGAACTGGAGGATCGCCTTCGGAGTGATCTCGGCGGTGTTCCTGTACACCACCATCCTCAACGTCATCGAACGCCCCGACGGCGTGAAGATCGGCGCCTGCTTCATCGCGGGCATCATCCTCGTCTCCCTCCTCTCCCGCCTCGCCCGCGCCTTCGAACTGCGTGTGACCAGCGTCGAGCTGGACGACATGGCGGAACGATTCGTCCGGGACATGTCCCACCGCCGTATCCGCTTCATCGCCAACGAGCCCGACCAGCGCGACAAGGCCGAGTACCGCGACAAGATCGAACAGATCCGGCAGGACAACGACATGCCTGAGCAGGAGGACTTCGTCTTCGTCGAGGTGACGGTGACGGACCCCTCCGAGTTCGAGGCGGGCCTGACCGTACGCGGGGAGGTCCTGCACGACCGCTACCGGGTCCTGACCCTGGAGTCCTCCTCCGTCCCCAACTCCCTCGCCGCCCTCCTCCTCCACGTCCGCGACGCCACGGGCCGCACCCCGCACATCTACTTCGAGTGGACCGAGGGCAACCCCTTCGCCAACTTCCTCCGCTTCTTCCTCTTCGGCCAGGGCGAGGTCGCCCCCGTCACCCGCGAGGTCCTGCGCGAGGCGGAACCGGACCGCGCCCGCCGCCCACGCATCCACGTGGGCTGA
- the kdpF gene encoding K(+)-transporting ATPase subunit F has product MTVENIVGLIVAVSLLGYLVLALIFPERF; this is encoded by the coding sequence GTGACCGTCGAGAACATCGTCGGCCTGATCGTGGCCGTCTCCCTGCTGGGCTATCTCGTCCTCGCCCTGATCTTCCCGGAGAGGTTCTGA
- the kdpA gene encoding potassium-transporting ATPase subunit KdpA has translation MGPVLAGVLQLLALIAALALAYVPLGTYMAKVYSTDKHWRVEKWIYKGIGANPDTEMRWPAYLRGVLAFSAAGVLFLYLLQRLQGVLPGSLGFSSIDADQAFNTAASFVTNTNWQSYYGEQAMGHVVQVGGLAVQNFVSAAVGIAVAVALVRGFARSRSGELGNFWSDMVRGVTRILLPLAFVAAIVLVACGVIQNFSGIHEVGQFFNGHSMGGAQQWNGGAVASTEAIKEVGTNGGGIFNANSAHPFENPTPFTNLFEIFLLLVIPFALTRTFGVMVGSVKQGYAILATMATIWLGFTALMMWTEFAHHGPALDIAGGAMEGKENRFGVGASSIFAVATTLTSTGAVNSFHSSFTGLGGGITMLGMQLGEIAPGGVGSGLYGMLIMAIIAVFIAGLMVGRTPEYLGKKIGTREIKFAACYILITPALVLVLTAAAMALPTPGNSMTNSGAHGFSEILYAYTSASNNNGSAFAGLNADTQWFNSTLGIAMLLGRFLPMVFVLALAGSLAEQKPVPATAGTLRTEKPLFTGLLVGAILIITGLTYFPALALGPLAEGLAS, from the coding sequence ATGGGTCCCGTACTCGCCGGCGTGCTCCAACTGCTGGCCCTCATCGCGGCGTTGGCGCTCGCCTACGTTCCCCTCGGCACCTACATGGCCAAGGTCTACTCCACCGACAAGCACTGGCGCGTCGAGAAGTGGATCTACAAGGGCATCGGCGCCAACCCCGACACCGAGATGCGCTGGCCCGCGTACCTGCGCGGCGTGCTCGCCTTCTCGGCGGCCGGTGTCCTGTTCCTGTACCTCCTCCAGCGGCTGCAGGGCGTGCTGCCCGGCTCGCTGGGCTTCTCCTCCATCGACGCGGACCAGGCGTTCAACACCGCCGCGTCCTTCGTCACCAACACCAACTGGCAGTCGTACTACGGCGAACAGGCCATGGGCCACGTCGTCCAGGTCGGCGGGCTGGCCGTGCAGAACTTCGTCTCGGCCGCCGTGGGCATCGCGGTCGCGGTCGCGCTCGTACGCGGCTTCGCGCGCTCCCGCTCCGGTGAGCTGGGCAACTTCTGGTCCGACATGGTGCGCGGGGTGACCCGCATCCTGCTGCCGCTCGCGTTCGTCGCGGCGATCGTGCTGGTCGCGTGCGGCGTCATCCAGAACTTCTCCGGCATCCACGAGGTCGGCCAATTCTTTAATGGGCACAGCATGGGCGGCGCCCAGCAGTGGAACGGCGGTGCGGTCGCCTCGACGGAGGCCATCAAGGAGGTCGGCACGAACGGCGGCGGCATCTTCAACGCCAACTCCGCCCACCCGTTCGAGAATCCGACCCCGTTCACCAACCTCTTCGAGATCTTCCTGCTGCTGGTCATCCCGTTCGCCCTCACCCGCACGTTCGGTGTCATGGTCGGCTCGGTCAAGCAGGGCTACGCGATCCTCGCCACGATGGCCACCATCTGGCTCGGGTTCACCGCCCTGATGATGTGGACCGAGTTCGCCCACCACGGCCCGGCGCTCGACATCGCCGGCGGAGCCATGGAGGGCAAGGAGAACCGCTTCGGTGTCGGCGCCTCCTCGATCTTCGCGGTGGCGACCACGCTCACCTCGACCGGCGCGGTGAACTCCTTCCACTCCTCCTTCACCGGTCTCGGCGGCGGGATCACGATGCTGGGCATGCAGTTGGGCGAGATCGCGCCCGGCGGTGTCGGCTCCGGCCTCTACGGCATGCTGATCATGGCGATCATCGCGGTGTTCATCGCCGGGCTGATGGTCGGCCGCACCCCCGAGTACCTGGGCAAGAAGATCGGCACCCGCGAGATCAAGTTCGCGGCCTGCTACATCCTCATCACCCCGGCACTGGTGCTCGTCCTCACCGCCGCGGCGATGGCCCTGCCCACCCCGGGCAACTCGATGACGAACTCCGGCGCGCACGGGTTCTCCGAGATCCTGTACGCCTACACCTCGGCGTCCAACAACAACGGCTCGGCCTTCGCCGGGCTGAACGCCGACACGCAGTGGTTCAACAGCACGCTCGGCATCGCCATGCTGCTCGGCCGGTTCCTGCCGATGGTGTTCGTGCTGGCGCTGGCCGGCTCGCTCGCCGAGCAGAAGCCGGTCCCGGCCACCGCGGGCACCCTGCGCACCGAAAAGCCGCTGTTCACCGGGCTGTTGGTGGGCGCGATCCTGATCATCACCGGGCTGACGTACTTCCCGGCGCTCGCGCTGGGTCCGCTGGCCGAGGGGCTGGCGTCATGA
- the kdpB gene encoding potassium-transporting ATPase subunit KdpB — protein sequence MTTDVTKQEDAMSTATPTRAPHSDVPTGHKPAEGRVGAGLFDPKQLVKSLPDACRKLDPRVMIKSPVMFVVLVGSVLTTVFSFKDPTDWFGWTISAWLWLTVIFANLAEAVAEGRGKAQADTLRKAKTDTVARRLAGDAEESVPGTELRIGDLVVCEAGDIIPGDGDVVEGVASVDESAITGESAPVIRESGGDRSAVTGGTKVLSDRIVIKITTKPGETFIDRMINLVEGAARQKTPNEIALNILLASLTIVFLLAVATLPPFADYAGTHLTMVVLVALLVCLIPTTIGALLSAIGIAGMDRLVQRNVLAMSGRAVEAAGDVSTLLLDKTGTITLGNRQAAEFVPVEGTTEAEVADAAQLSSLADETPEGRSIVVLAKEKYGLRERVQGELSGAEWIAFTAQTRMSGVDVDGRKVRKGAAGSVIAWVRERGGTVADDADTLSNRISEAGGTPLLVAIEDSEGARVLGVIHLKDVVKEGMRERFDELRRMGIKTVMITGDNPLTAKAIAEEAGVDDFLAEATPEDKMALIKREQAGGKLVAMTGDGTNDAPALAQADVGVAMNTGTSAAKEAGNMVDLDSNPTKLIEIVEIGKQLLITRGALTTFSIANDVAKYFAIIPALFAAVYPGLDKLNIMGLSSPDSAILSAVIFNALIIIALVPLSLKGVQYRPVSADKLLRRNLTVYGLGGLIAPFIGIKLIDLLISLIPGIG from the coding sequence ATGACCACCGACGTAACGAAGCAAGAGGACGCGATGTCCACAGCCACCCCGACCCGGGCGCCGCACAGCGACGTCCCCACCGGGCACAAGCCCGCCGAGGGCCGCGTGGGAGCGGGCCTCTTCGACCCCAAGCAGCTGGTCAAGTCGCTGCCGGACGCCTGCCGCAAGCTCGACCCCCGGGTGATGATCAAGTCGCCGGTGATGTTCGTGGTGCTGGTCGGGTCCGTGCTGACGACGGTCTTCTCCTTCAAGGACCCGACCGACTGGTTCGGCTGGACCATCAGCGCCTGGCTCTGGCTGACGGTGATCTTCGCCAACCTGGCGGAGGCCGTCGCCGAGGGGCGGGGCAAGGCGCAGGCCGACACCCTGCGCAAGGCCAAGACCGACACCGTGGCCCGGCGGCTCGCCGGGGACGCCGAAGAGAGCGTCCCCGGTACCGAACTGCGGATCGGTGACCTGGTCGTCTGCGAGGCCGGCGACATCATCCCCGGCGACGGTGACGTCGTCGAGGGCGTCGCCTCCGTGGACGAGTCGGCGATCACCGGCGAGTCGGCCCCGGTCATCCGGGAGTCCGGTGGAGACCGCTCGGCCGTCACCGGTGGCACGAAGGTCCTCTCCGACCGGATCGTCATCAAGATCACGACGAAGCCCGGCGAGACCTTCATCGACCGGATGATCAACCTGGTCGAGGGCGCGGCCCGGCAGAAGACACCGAACGAGATCGCGCTGAACATCCTGCTCGCCTCGCTCACGATCGTGTTCCTGCTGGCGGTGGCGACCCTGCCGCCGTTCGCGGACTACGCGGGCACCCATCTCACGATGGTCGTGCTGGTGGCCCTGCTGGTCTGCCTGATCCCGACGACGATCGGCGCGCTCCTGTCGGCGATCGGCATCGCGGGCATGGACCGGCTGGTCCAGCGCAACGTGCTCGCCATGTCGGGGCGGGCCGTCGAGGCGGCCGGTGACGTGTCGACGCTGCTCCTCGACAAGACCGGCACGATCACGCTCGGCAACCGGCAGGCCGCCGAGTTCGTGCCGGTCGAGGGCACCACCGAGGCCGAGGTCGCGGACGCCGCCCAGCTCTCCTCGCTGGCCGACGAGACGCCCGAGGGCCGTTCCATCGTCGTACTGGCGAAGGAGAAGTACGGTCTGCGCGAGCGCGTGCAGGGCGAGCTGTCCGGCGCCGAGTGGATCGCCTTCACCGCCCAGACCCGGATGTCGGGTGTGGACGTCGACGGGCGCAAGGTCCGCAAGGGGGCGGCCGGGTCCGTCATCGCCTGGGTGCGGGAGCGGGGCGGAACGGTCGCCGACGACGCGGACACGCTCTCCAACCGGATCTCCGAGGCCGGTGGCACCCCGCTGCTGGTCGCGATCGAGGACTCCGAGGGCGCCCGGGTGCTGGGCGTCATCCACCTCAAGGACGTCGTCAAGGAGGGCATGCGCGAGCGGTTCGACGAACTGCGCCGCATGGGCATCAAGACCGTCATGATCACGGGCGACAACCCGCTGACGGCCAAGGCGATCGCCGAGGAGGCGGGCGTCGACGACTTCCTTGCCGAGGCCACCCCCGAGGACAAGATGGCTCTCATCAAGCGGGAGCAGGCGGGCGGCAAGCTCGTCGCGATGACCGGTGACGGCACGAACGACGCGCCCGCGCTCGCCCAGGCGGATGTCGGCGTGGCCATGAACACGGGTACGTCGGCCGCGAAGGAGGCCGGCAACATGGTCGACCTCGACTCCAACCCGACCAAGCTCATCGAGATCGTCGAGATCGGCAAGCAACTCCTCATCACCCGGGGCGCGTTGACGACGTTCTCCATCGCCAACGACGTCGCCAAGTACTTCGCGATCATCCCGGCGCTGTTCGCGGCCGTCTACCCGGGCCTGGACAAGCTCAACATCATGGGCCTGTCCTCGCCGGACTCCGCGATCCTCTCCGCCGTCATCTTCAACGCGCTGATCATCATCGCGCTGGTGCCGCTCTCCCTGAAGGGCGTGCAGTACCGGCCGGTCAGCGCCGACAAACTGCTCCGCCGCAACCTCACCGTCTACGGCCTCGGCGGACTGATCGCCCCCTTCATCGGCATCAAGCTCATCGACCTGCTCATCTCCCTCATCCCCGGAATCGGCTGA